From the Pseudoalteromonas tunicata genome, one window contains:
- a CDS encoding DUF2145 domain-containing protein, translating to MKLNSFLVTFALLVTILSPASFAGSNNAGEALFPADEITQFAKSVERYAANQGARAFIIARVGRPAKELPTGIYFTHTALAIYSDITLTDGKTVQGYAIHNLYQQADNPAKSMLMVDYPVDFFWSANELTAGIIIPTAALQNKLINLVATEQHKLLHNDRYSVIANPFNTRFQNCTEFTLDMINAAIYGTTDIDKLKVNAHAYFSPQVVATSRLKLMLGSLFLAEVSTKDHKGKVQTATFSTIAAYLKRYDLAEQVVHFSPQEIKTL from the coding sequence ATGAAGCTTAATTCATTCTTAGTAACTTTTGCATTGCTGGTGACGATTTTGTCGCCAGCAAGTTTTGCGGGCAGCAATAATGCCGGTGAGGCGCTATTTCCAGCGGATGAAATTACTCAATTTGCTAAAAGTGTTGAGAGATATGCGGCAAATCAAGGTGCAAGAGCGTTTATTATTGCCCGTGTTGGTCGACCAGCCAAGGAGTTACCAACAGGGATCTACTTTACCCATACCGCATTAGCCATTTATTCAGATATTACTTTGACCGATGGTAAAACAGTGCAAGGTTATGCGATTCATAACCTGTACCAACAAGCTGACAACCCTGCTAAAAGTATGTTAATGGTGGATTATCCGGTTGATTTTTTTTGGAGCGCAAATGAATTAACTGCTGGTATTATTATTCCCACCGCAGCATTGCAAAATAAACTGATTAATTTAGTGGCGACAGAACAACATAAGCTGCTTCATAACGATCGTTATTCAGTTATCGCTAATCCGTTTAATACAAGATTCCAAAACTGCACCGAATTTACCTTAGATATGATTAATGCAGCCATTTATGGCACCACAGATATAGATAAATTAAAGGTCAACGCACACGCATATTTTTCACCGCAAGTGGTGGCAACCAGTCGTTTAAAATTAATGTTAGGGTCGCTCTTTTTAGCTGAAGTGAGTACCAAAGACCACAAAGGAAAAGTGCAAACCGCAACATTTTCAACCATCGCCGCCTATTT
- a CDS encoding helix-turn-helix domain-containing protein, with the protein MSQIKQINQTLKLLLRQHQLTYKDIAQALKMSEANVKRIFANQSFTLDRLEEICQLININLSDLFLLSEKQSEQLSQLTLEQEQELMDDPELFLVAVCVRDGWQFAEIIQHYQISEHQCIRLLARLDKLKMIDLLPNNHYKLLIAQDFRWIPNGPLAKFMEREVMGSFMADKFNQPGSFRFYLRGSYSTSSLAIIERKLNQLTKEVALLNQEDTQLPLEQRQHTGLLLAMRPWQISLFEQYKRTNTI; encoded by the coding sequence ATGAGCCAAATAAAGCAGATTAATCAGACCTTAAAACTATTACTGCGCCAACATCAACTCACCTACAAAGATATCGCTCAAGCACTAAAAATGAGCGAAGCTAATGTAAAACGCATCTTTGCAAATCAAAGTTTTACCCTAGACAGATTAGAAGAAATTTGTCAGCTAATTAATATCAATCTTTCGGACTTGTTTTTACTCTCGGAAAAACAAAGTGAACAGTTAAGCCAACTCACGTTAGAGCAAGAACAAGAGCTAATGGACGATCCCGAATTATTTTTAGTCGCGGTCTGTGTTCGAGATGGCTGGCAATTTGCTGAAATTATTCAACATTATCAGATTAGCGAACATCAATGTATTCGTTTATTAGCGCGACTCGATAAATTAAAAATGATCGATTTACTACCAAACAATCACTATAAACTGCTTATAGCCCAAGATTTTCGCTGGATCCCCAATGGTCCATTAGCAAAGTTTATGGAGCGAGAAGTAATGGGCTCATTTATGGCCGATAAATTTAACCAACCGGGAAGCTTTCGCTTTTATTTGCGGGGCAGCTATTCAACAAGTTCGTTGGCAATCATTGAGCGTAAACTCAACCAACTCACCAAAGAAGTGGCATTACTTAATCAAGAAGATACTCAATTGCCACTTGAACAGCGTCAACATACCGGATTATTGCTCGCTATGCGACCATGGCAAATTTCATTGTTTGAGCAATATAAACGCACCAATACTATTTAA
- a CDS encoding alpha/beta hydrolase has protein sequence MRVFYKITLFSLALSTLSSLHADTFSVDCITINHDFSAMINAKEQGSFRFSSPSNTTAFSYNAQAPFSEYISASKAYIKARNPQASRPCPIMTPVTAIEASSTQKRIVADLIAPFELRQANNNKAILLLHGLTDSPYLFHDLAGYFFEQGFNVRTLLLPGHGTAPADLIDVTYQQWQQAAAYGINRTLADFEQVYLGGFSTGGALIFDHLMQQQTVSDKIKGLLMWSPASQAKSQQAWLAKYVAKIPFVDWLDKDADSDFAKYESFSFNAAGQVNSLMQRLDVTPPTHLIGHDIPLLLIASEADQTINTNASLKLANFWHKTSGRKTANKDEVIYYGQAKNAKKTLNDTIKLTVPQCDETSLCAAVKDIAHTSPTNSPQNAHYGVQGQYRNCGHYLSDDKQYKACKTNAQVNVGEVTKDNIERFSPIKRLTYNPYYEQMLKSIWDFLH, from the coding sequence ATGCGCGTATTTTACAAAATCACCCTATTTTCGTTGGCATTGAGCACTCTTAGCTCTTTACATGCAGACACTTTTTCAGTCGATTGCATTACTATTAACCATGATTTTTCAGCTATGATAAATGCGAAAGAACAAGGATCATTTCGTTTTAGTTCCCCATCAAACACCACGGCATTTAGCTATAATGCTCAAGCACCGTTTAGCGAATACATCAGCGCATCAAAAGCATACATCAAAGCTCGCAACCCTCAGGCAAGTCGACCTTGCCCGATTATGACTCCGGTCACGGCCATTGAAGCATCTTCGACGCAAAAGCGAATAGTGGCTGATTTAATCGCTCCTTTTGAGTTGCGCCAAGCTAACAATAATAAAGCTATTTTGCTGCTCCATGGCTTAACTGATTCGCCTTATTTATTTCACGATTTAGCAGGGTATTTTTTCGAGCAAGGTTTTAATGTGCGCACATTATTGCTACCAGGCCACGGCACTGCGCCAGCGGATTTAATTGATGTGACTTACCAACAATGGCAACAAGCTGCTGCGTATGGCATTAATCGTACGTTAGCTGATTTTGAACAGGTGTACTTAGGCGGCTTTTCTACTGGCGGCGCACTGATTTTTGACCATCTCATGCAGCAACAAACCGTGAGCGATAAAATCAAAGGCTTGCTGATGTGGTCGCCAGCATCACAAGCCAAAAGCCAGCAGGCATGGCTCGCTAAATATGTTGCTAAAATCCCTTTTGTTGATTGGCTTGATAAAGATGCTGATAGTGATTTTGCCAAATATGAGTCATTTTCATTTAATGCCGCAGGCCAAGTTAATTCATTAATGCAGCGCCTTGATGTAACCCCCCCAACCCATTTAATTGGCCACGATATTCCATTGCTACTTATTGCCAGTGAAGCCGATCAAACCATTAATACCAATGCGAGTTTAAAGCTAGCCAACTTTTGGCACAAAACGTCAGGGCGCAAAACAGCCAACAAAGATGAGGTTATTTATTATGGCCAAGCCAAAAATGCAAAGAAAACACTTAATGACACCATAAAACTGACCGTGCCACAATGTGATGAAACCAGCCTTTGCGCAGCAGTCAAAGATATCGCCCACACCTCGCCCACTAATAGTCCACAAAACGCACATTATGGCGTACAAGGTCAGTATCGTAATTGTGGCCATTATTTAAGTGACGATAAACAGTACAAAGCCTGTAAAACAAATGCACAGGTCAATGTTGGCGAAGTAACGAAGGACAACATTGAAAGATTTAGCCCAATCAAGCGCCTCACGTACAACCCTTATTACGAGCAAATGCTAAAAAGTATTTGGGACTTTCTACATTAG
- a CDS encoding TonB-dependent receptor, which produces MSHIKLSALSLAVCLSLPGYALANETTQNEAQKASFEKIEVTARKRTESLFESPTAISSIGSGLIESANMSNLDDIGKYVPNLNITRYGVGNAAHASVFIRGIGLQDHVITTDPGVGVYLDGVYLGRQMGANLSLPNVERVEVLRGPQGTLYGRNTLGGAVNIITKQPGSDNIVTVNTKLGSRGRIAGDVYLNTELTDELSFSASGSFKKRDGVGKAINLANPEKEIGEEEELSGRMSAKWQATSELAFTVSVDAVDNEAGQSPYTIEFTSALDANDPFNGDFPLLTPDMIPSNPDDLATTVAGIESTGYSGWGTSFIADWQINDIYTAKFISSFRSSEYEGGLDDDASALNLSEFPEEGGADQYSFEIQVNATFDNMDFVSGLYYFNEDGYTRSGPFVFSPWNTPNGLLNDGTTASFGDYGYFDINQETDSYAAYFNMSYDLSADLSVGGGLRYSKDEKAADAIFPSFSERKFETAEFDAVTWDVNTSYKLANGMNVYGQIQKGYQTGGFPPRPFGGPAQFVSFDETHAINYEMGLKGQVLENVSMLLAVFKTNYTDLALPFSDPTAGGGFVTIVENAGESEAMGFELETTIAVTDDFSIRSAIGYLDAEITKVDAGVIGIGKGDTPALTPKWTIMIAPSYFVDLENGATIAMNANYSYRSEIQGQSVYNASETIDSRELVGFNVSYQAPAGDWEVTLYGENVFNEIYDQGRLQQSGFVGVMRSNDRSEFGLKFRKDFEL; this is translated from the coding sequence TTGAGCCATATTAAGTTATCAGCACTCAGTTTAGCCGTATGTTTAAGCCTACCTGGTTATGCATTAGCAAACGAAACCACACAAAACGAAGCACAAAAAGCAAGCTTTGAAAAAATTGAAGTCACTGCACGTAAACGTACCGAAAGTCTTTTTGAATCACCAACTGCTATTTCATCGATTGGCTCAGGCTTAATTGAAAGTGCCAATATGAGTAACTTAGATGATATTGGTAAATATGTACCAAATTTAAATATCACCCGTTATGGTGTTGGTAATGCAGCCCATGCTTCGGTATTCATTCGTGGCATTGGTTTGCAAGATCACGTTATTACCACAGATCCAGGTGTGGGGGTATATTTAGATGGTGTCTATTTAGGCCGTCAAATGGGAGCAAATCTTTCTTTACCGAATGTTGAGCGTGTAGAAGTATTACGTGGCCCACAGGGTACTTTATATGGACGTAATACCTTAGGTGGTGCGGTAAATATCATCACTAAGCAACCTGGCAGCGACAATATAGTTACAGTTAATACTAAATTAGGTAGCCGTGGTCGAATTGCTGGCGATGTGTATTTAAATACGGAATTAACTGATGAGCTTAGTTTTTCAGCCAGTGGTTCATTTAAAAAACGCGATGGTGTAGGTAAGGCTATTAACTTAGCTAATCCAGAAAAAGAAATCGGTGAGGAAGAAGAGCTTAGCGGTCGTATGAGTGCAAAATGGCAAGCTACCTCTGAATTAGCATTTACAGTGAGTGTAGATGCGGTTGATAACGAAGCGGGTCAATCTCCTTATACAATTGAATTTACCTCTGCACTTGATGCAAATGACCCATTTAATGGTGATTTCCCTCTATTAACACCCGATATGATCCCATCAAATCCTGATGATTTAGCAACAACAGTTGCTGGTATTGAATCAACAGGCTATTCAGGTTGGGGTACGTCTTTTATTGCTGATTGGCAAATTAATGATATTTATACAGCCAAATTTATCAGTAGTTTTAGAAGCTCTGAGTACGAAGGTGGCCTAGATGATGATGCATCTGCCCTTAATTTATCTGAGTTTCCAGAAGAGGGTGGTGCAGATCAGTACTCATTTGAGATTCAAGTAAATGCTACATTTGACAATATGGACTTTGTTTCTGGTTTATATTATTTCAATGAGGATGGTTATACTCGTTCAGGTCCATTTGTTTTTAGCCCATGGAATACACCAAACGGTTTACTAAATGATGGCACGACAGCTTCTTTTGGTGATTATGGCTACTTTGATATAAACCAAGAAACTGATTCATATGCTGCTTATTTTAATATGAGTTATGACTTAAGCGCCGATTTAAGCGTCGGTGGTGGTTTACGTTATTCAAAAGATGAAAAAGCAGCTGATGCTATTTTCCCATCATTTAGTGAACGTAAATTTGAAACTGCTGAGTTTGATGCCGTAACGTGGGATGTTAATACATCTTATAAGTTAGCGAATGGCATGAATGTTTATGGCCAAATTCAAAAAGGCTATCAAACAGGCGGTTTCCCACCACGTCCATTTGGTGGCCCTGCACAGTTTGTATCGTTTGATGAAACCCATGCAATTAACTACGAAATGGGCTTAAAAGGTCAAGTGCTTGAAAACGTGTCGATGTTATTGGCCGTATTTAAAACAAACTACACCGATTTAGCATTACCATTTTCAGATCCAACTGCGGGTGGCGGTTTTGTAACTATAGTTGAAAATGCTGGTGAATCAGAAGCTATGGGTTTTGAACTTGAAACTACTATTGCAGTTACCGATGATTTTAGCATTCGCAGTGCCATAGGTTATTTAGATGCTGAAATTACTAAAGTAGATGCAGGTGTAATTGGCATTGGTAAGGGCGATACACCAGCACTGACGCCAAAATGGACCATTATGATCGCACCTTCGTATTTTGTTGATTTAGAAAATGGTGCAACCATTGCGATGAATGCTAATTATTCATACCGCAGTGAAATCCAAGGTCAGTCAGTTTATAACGCTTCAGAAACGATTGATTCGCGTGAATTAGTGGGCTTTAACGTGTCGTATCAAGCACCTGCAGGTGATTGGGAAGTGACGCTATATGGCGAAAACGTATTTAATGAAATTTACGATCAAGGCCGTTTACAGCAAAGTGGTTTTGTTGGTGTGATGCGCAGCAACGACCGCAGCGAGTTTGGTTTAAAATTCCGTAAAGATTTTGAACTGTAA
- a CDS encoding polyamine ABC transporter substrate-binding protein, with the protein MLKRCLTSVALSLSLLSAAAHANAESLHIYNWSDYIAKDTIANFEKETGIKVTYDVYDSNEVLETKLFAGSSGYDLVFPTARPFAGRHVKAGIYQPLNKALLPNLANIDPVILKSLVDLDPNNAHLTPYMWGTTGIGYNVKKVKEILGDDMPLDTWKLVFDPVIVQKLSVCGVSLMDDATEVFAAVRAYSGSDPADFSKKAVTEAAEIVKAVRPHIKYFHSSQYINDLANGDSCVAHGYSGDLLQARDRAAEANNGVEVAYVVPSEGAVVWTDVMAIPADSKNVEQAHKFINYMMRPEVIAEVTNFVAYANANKPAAQFVDKAIATDPGIYPPQATLEKLMILNTPNEKQARDMNRLWTRLKTNK; encoded by the coding sequence ATGTTAAAACGTTGTTTAACATCTGTTGCACTATCTTTGAGTTTGCTATCTGCCGCCGCTCATGCCAATGCAGAAAGCTTGCATATTTATAATTGGTCAGATTATATCGCCAAAGACACCATTGCTAATTTCGAAAAAGAAACGGGCATTAAGGTGACCTATGATGTTTATGATTCAAATGAAGTACTCGAAACTAAATTATTTGCAGGTAGCAGTGGCTACGACTTAGTATTTCCAACCGCTCGTCCTTTTGCTGGCCGCCATGTTAAAGCGGGAATTTATCAACCCCTTAATAAAGCGCTACTGCCTAATTTAGCGAATATTGATCCTGTTATTTTAAAGTCTCTTGTTGATCTTGACCCAAACAATGCGCATTTAACTCCTTATATGTGGGGCACAACAGGCATTGGTTATAACGTTAAAAAAGTAAAAGAGATCTTAGGCGACGATATGCCTTTAGATACATGGAAACTGGTATTTGACCCTGTTATTGTTCAAAAGCTTTCGGTTTGTGGTGTTTCTTTAATGGATGACGCCACTGAGGTATTTGCTGCAGTTCGCGCTTATTCAGGCAGCGATCCGGCTGACTTTAGTAAAAAAGCAGTCACCGAAGCGGCCGAAATCGTTAAAGCGGTTCGTCCACATATTAAATACTTTCATAGTTCACAATATATTAATGATTTAGCAAATGGTGATAGCTGTGTTGCTCACGGTTATTCTGGCGATTTGTTACAAGCTCGTGACCGTGCAGCTGAGGCAAACAATGGTGTTGAAGTGGCTTATGTTGTTCCATCTGAAGGTGCTGTGGTATGGACGGACGTAATGGCAATTCCAGCCGATTCTAAAAATGTAGAGCAAGCTCATAAATTTATTAATTACATGATGCGCCCAGAAGTCATTGCTGAAGTAACCAATTTTGTTGCCTACGCCAATGCTAACAAACCTGCCGCACAATTTGTTGATAAAGCGATTGCGACTGATCCAGGTATTTACCCACCGCAAGCAACGCTTGAAAAATTAATGATTTTAAATACCCCAAATGAAAAACAAGCGCGTGATATGAATCGCCTGTGGACTCGTTTAAAAACAAACAAGTAA
- a CDS encoding ABC transporter ATP-binding protein, whose translation MTAVDKVEVPIVQIKNLTKNFGTTYAVDDINLEIHQGEFFSLLGASGCGKTTLLRMLAGFETPSSGTIIIDGQDVTNLPPYKRPVNMMFQSYALFPHMTVADNIAYGLKQEKMSRQERQQRVEEMMNLVQITKFANRKPHQLSGGQRQRVALARSLAKHPKILLLDEPLGALDKKLREETQFELVNIQERLNTTFIVVTHDQEEAMTMSTRIALLHEGRIEQLDTPRRMYEYPASVYAAGFIGLANIFHGVVKSQQDELVTITSDELGADVQISHGQPLVAGMEVSMIIRPEKIQVSTAAPDQTNSITGVIKEIAYLGDVSIYHAELPTGKRIKFTQSNVQPLAEQPLTWDQTVTLSWSPYSCGLLTQ comes from the coding sequence ATGACCGCTGTTGACAAAGTTGAAGTTCCTATCGTTCAGATTAAAAATCTAACGAAGAATTTTGGTACCACATACGCAGTAGATGATATCAATCTAGAAATTCACCAAGGTGAATTTTTTTCGCTTTTAGGTGCTTCTGGTTGTGGCAAAACAACGTTATTAAGAATGCTAGCCGGTTTTGAAACCCCCAGTAGTGGCACGATAATAATTGATGGCCAAGACGTCACTAACCTGCCGCCATACAAACGCCCCGTCAATATGATGTTTCAATCTTACGCACTATTTCCACATATGACTGTGGCTGACAATATTGCGTATGGTTTAAAACAAGAGAAAATGTCTCGCCAAGAACGTCAGCAACGTGTTGAAGAAATGATGAATTTGGTGCAAATCACTAAATTCGCCAATCGTAAACCGCACCAACTGTCAGGCGGCCAACGCCAACGTGTTGCCTTAGCGCGTTCTTTAGCAAAACACCCAAAAATTTTGCTACTTGATGAACCGCTTGGTGCATTAGATAAAAAATTACGCGAAGAAACACAGTTTGAATTAGTAAACATTCAAGAGCGCCTTAATACCACTTTTATCGTGGTAACACATGACCAAGAAGAAGCGATGACGATGTCGACTCGTATTGCATTATTGCACGAAGGCCGCATTGAGCAACTTGATACACCACGGCGCATGTATGAATATCCAGCTTCTGTTTACGCGGCTGGTTTTATTGGTTTAGCTAATATTTTTCATGGCGTAGTTAAATCACAACAAGATGAATTAGTGACGATTACTAGTGATGAATTAGGCGCCGATGTACAAATTAGTCATGGTCAACCGCTTGTTGCAGGTATGGAGGTCAGTATGATTATTCGCCCTGAAAAAATCCAAGTTTCGACCGCAGCACCCGATCAAACCAATAGCATTACAGGTGTGATTAAAGAAATTGCTTATTTAGGGGATGTATCGATTTACCACGCTGAGTTACCAACGGGTAAACGTATTAAGTTCACCCAATCAAATGTGCAACCTTTAGCCGAACAACCACTTACTTGGGATCAAACCGTGACCTTGTCTTGGTCACCTTATAGCTGTGGATTATTAACACAATGA
- a CDS encoding ABC transporter permease subunit yields the protein MMALKDFKIRSQTIVSAIPTIWLTLFFMLPFLFVLKISLSEATLAQPPYLDLVRDVEDGLVTIKINFANYLLLLEDSLYFSALLGSLKVAFISTILCIFVGYPMAYAIATAPEKWRTPLLMLIILPFWTSFLIRVYAWIGILKSNGVINNFLMWLGVIDQPLEILHTPTAVYIGIVYSYLPFFILPLYATLVKLDGSLLEAAADLGAKPITQFFTITLPQSVSGILAGAMLVFIPVMGEFVIPDLLGGPDTLMLGKLMWIEFFNNKDWPVASALTTVLLIVLIIPFIYMQNYERKVVDDI from the coding sequence ATGATGGCTTTAAAGGACTTCAAAATCCGCAGCCAAACAATTGTTTCAGCCATTCCAACAATATGGCTAACATTGTTTTTTATGCTGCCTTTTCTGTTTGTACTTAAAATCAGCCTTTCTGAAGCAACACTTGCACAACCGCCTTATTTGGATTTAGTACGTGATGTTGAAGATGGCTTAGTGACAATCAAGATAAACTTTGCCAATTACTTATTATTACTTGAAGACTCACTTTATTTTAGCGCTTTGCTTGGCTCGCTAAAAGTGGCCTTTATTTCTACTATTTTATGTATTTTTGTCGGCTACCCAATGGCTTATGCTATTGCAACCGCACCTGAAAAATGGCGCACGCCCCTATTAATGTTAATCATCCTACCTTTTTGGACATCGTTTTTAATCCGTGTTTATGCATGGATCGGCATCTTAAAAAGTAACGGTGTGATTAATAATTTTTTGATGTGGCTTGGGGTCATCGACCAACCGTTAGAGATTTTACATACACCTACCGCGGTTTATATCGGTATTGTTTATAGCTATTTACCTTTCTTTATTTTGCCCTTGTACGCCACTTTAGTGAAATTAGATGGCTCGTTACTCGAAGCAGCCGCTGATTTAGGGGCAAAACCGATAACACAATTTTTCACTATTACGTTACCGCAATCGGTTTCCGGTATTTTAGCTGGGGCAATGTTAGTATTTATTCCAGTCATGGGTGAATTTGTGATCCCCGACTTACTCGGTGGCCCTGATACATTAATGCTTGGAAAACTGATGTGGATTGAATTCTTTAACAATAAAGATTGGCCTGTCGCTTCAGCACTGACCACTGTGTTACTGATTGTATTGATAATTCCGTTCATTTATATGCAAAATTATGAACGTAAAGTTGTGGATGACATTTAA
- a CDS encoding ABC transporter permease subunit gives MKKTKLLSIIVLLIGFGFLYAPIFSLIIYSFNESRLVTVWAGFSTKWYVELAQNEPLLSAAWLSVKIAFFNAWIAVMLGTLAAIALVRFPKSRSNKTLEVMTTAPLVMPEIIIGLSMLLLFVAMKDMFGWPESRGQLTIILAHSTFSMAYVTVIVRSRLKNMDRSFEEAALDLGARPLKVFFTITLPLIAPALAAGWLLAFTLSMDDLVVANFVSGPGATTLPMMVYSSVRLGVSPQINALATIIISIVSFAVLVSGILMYRKEKASLQQYK, from the coding sequence GTGAAAAAGACCAAACTTCTCTCAATCATCGTCTTACTCATTGGCTTTGGATTTTTGTATGCTCCAATTTTCAGCCTGATCATTTATTCATTTAATGAAAGCCGCCTTGTTACTGTATGGGCAGGTTTTAGTACTAAATGGTATGTTGAGTTAGCGCAAAACGAACCTCTGCTAAGTGCCGCATGGCTCAGTGTAAAAATCGCCTTTTTTAATGCCTGGATTGCAGTGATGCTAGGTACACTTGCCGCGATTGCTTTGGTGCGTTTTCCTAAATCGAGAAGTAATAAAACCCTCGAAGTGATGACCACTGCCCCTTTGGTGATGCCTGAAATTATTATTGGCTTATCAATGCTATTACTGTTTGTTGCCATGAAAGACATGTTTGGCTGGCCAGAAAGTCGCGGACAATTAACCATTATTTTGGCTCATAGTACTTTTTCGATGGCTTATGTCACCGTGATTGTGCGTAGTCGCTTAAAAAATATGGATCGCTCATTTGAAGAAGCAGCCCTTGATTTAGGTGCTCGCCCACTCAAAGTATTTTTTACCATCACATTACCGCTGATAGCCCCAGCGCTTGCTGCTGGTTGGTTATTAGCGTTTACGCTTTCGATGGATGACTTGGTGGTAGCAAACTTTGTTTCAGGCCCAGGTGCAACTACACTGCCAATGATGGTGTATTCGAGTGTCAGGTTAGGGGTAAGCCCACAAATCAATGCGCTTGCAACCATTATTATTTCTATTGTGAGCTTTGCGGTATTAGTCTCAGGCATTTTGATGTATCGCAAAGAGAAAGCCAGCTTACAGCAATATAAGTAA
- the murA gene encoding UDP-N-acetylglucosamine 1-carboxyvinyltransferase, with protein sequence MDQFIIQGGTSLAGEVTISGAKNAALPILFASLLSANKSTFLNVPRLRDIQTTEALLSQLGATCLWRDDVLEIDGGTVDQIVAPYELVKQMRASVLALGPLLARFGEAKVSLPGGCAIGARPVDLHISGLEKMGATINVENGYIHAIVNGRLKGAPIFMDTVSVGATENLMMAAALADGLTILENAAREPEIVDLAMYLNNMGAKIRGAGTDRIEIEGVETLKGCEHKILPDRIETGTFLVAAAMAQGHVLCRNTEHLSLEPVLEKLKAANAYLEITADSIYLDMRGRELKAVNIKTMPHPGFPTDMQAQFTALNVVANGSATITETIFENRFMHVPELQRMGANIRLEGNTAYCGETKSLSGAQVMATDLRASASLILTGIIAKGETVVDRIYHVDRGYQRIEDKLSALGANIKRKKN encoded by the coding sequence ATGGATCAATTTATTATTCAAGGTGGCACTTCACTTGCGGGTGAAGTGACTATCTCGGGCGCTAAAAATGCAGCCCTTCCTATTTTATTTGCATCGTTATTATCAGCAAATAAAAGTACCTTTCTAAACGTTCCTCGTTTACGTGATATCCAAACTACCGAAGCGTTATTAAGCCAATTAGGTGCAACCTGTTTGTGGCGTGATGATGTACTCGAAATTGATGGTGGTACGGTCGATCAAATCGTTGCTCCCTATGAGCTAGTAAAGCAGATGCGAGCATCGGTATTGGCACTTGGGCCTTTATTAGCGCGCTTTGGCGAAGCAAAAGTTTCATTACCAGGCGGCTGCGCCATTGGTGCGCGCCCAGTTGATTTGCATATTAGCGGCTTAGAAAAAATGGGAGCCACTATTAATGTTGAAAATGGCTATATCCACGCCATCGTTAATGGGCGATTAAAAGGTGCGCCTATTTTTATGGACACAGTCAGTGTTGGCGCGACTGAAAATCTAATGATGGCAGCCGCATTAGCTGATGGTTTAACTATTTTAGAAAATGCAGCTAGAGAGCCTGAAATTGTTGATTTAGCCATGTACTTAAACAACATGGGAGCCAAAATTCGAGGTGCAGGTACAGATCGGATTGAAATTGAAGGAGTTGAAACCTTAAAAGGTTGTGAGCATAAAATTTTACCCGATCGCATTGAAACTGGTACTTTTTTAGTGGCTGCAGCTATGGCGCAAGGTCATGTATTGTGTCGTAATACCGAGCATTTAAGCCTTGAGCCTGTACTTGAAAAACTCAAAGCCGCCAATGCATATTTAGAAATCACCGCCGATAGCATCTATTTAGATATGCGCGGCCGTGAGCTTAAAGCTGTTAATATTAAAACCATGCCGCATCCAGGATTTCCAACTGATATGCAGGCTCAGTTTACAGCGCTTAATGTGGTAGCCAATGGCAGTGCCACAATCACCGAAACTATTTTTGAAAATCGGTTTATGCATGTTCCTGAGCTACAACGCATGGGGGCAAATATTCGCTTAGAAGGCAATACTGCTTACTGTGGCGAGACAAAGAGCCTATCTGGCGCCCAAGTAATGGCAACTGATTTACGTGCCTCAGCAAGCCTAATATTAACGGGTATTATCGCTAAAGGTGAAACGGTAGTAGATCGTATTTACCATGTTGATCGTGGCTACCAACGCATTGAAGACAAACTCAGTGCGCTAGGTGCTAATATCAAACGTAAGAAAAACTAA
- a CDS encoding BolA family protein: MEPSQVESILKDALSLSDVRVKANGSHFEVIAVGECFEGVSRVKKQQLVYAPLMADIASGVIHALSIRAFTPTEWERERKLMFL, translated from the coding sequence ATGGAACCGAGTCAAGTAGAAAGTATTTTAAAAGACGCTTTGTCATTAAGCGACGTGCGAGTCAAAGCAAATGGTAGCCATTTTGAAGTGATTGCTGTAGGTGAGTGTTTTGAAGGCGTAAGTCGAGTTAAAAAACAACAGTTAGTCTACGCGCCATTAATGGCGGATATTGCCTCAGGCGTGATTCATGCCTTATCTATTCGTGCTTTCACTCCAACAGAGTGGGAACGTGAACGCAAATTAATGTTCCTATAA